From Budorcas taxicolor isolate Tak-1 chromosome 19, Takin1.1, whole genome shotgun sequence, the proteins below share one genomic window:
- the C19H17orf107 gene encoding uncharacterized protein C17orf107 homolog: MKGTPSSLETLLWVYHFHSSTEVALQPPLLTSLELLAAAAHEYLEQRFRELKSLEPREPENPPARKPTLGLVLREAAASVVNFGATLLEISALWVQQELRRLDGGPGPGPDAGDPGGALARVAQAAGQGALQVGAAAGASARLLLQGAWLCLCGRGLQGSASFLQQWQRQLDLGTPGEPVSSR, translated from the exons ATGAAGGGGACCCCCAGTTCCCTGGAAACCCTGCTGTGGGTCTACCACTTCCACAGCTCCACGGAG GTGGCCCTCCAGCCCCCACTTCTGACTTCCCTGGAGCTCCTTGCGGCCGCAGCCCATGAATATCTGGAGCAGAGGTTCAGAGAACTGAAGTCCTTGGAGCCTCGAGAGCCGGAGAACCCGCCTGCCCGGAAGCCCACCCTGGGGCTAGTGCTAAGAGAAGCCGCGGCCAGCGTAGTGAACTTCGGGGCCACCTTGTTAGAG ATCTCAGCCCTGTGGGTGCAGCAGGAGCTACGGCGACTAGACGGCGGCCCTGGTCCGGGCCCAGACGCTGGGGATCCGGGTGGAGCCCTGGCCCGGGTAGCCCAGGCCGCGGGGCAGGGGGCTCTGCAAGTGGGGGCTGCAGCAGGCGCGAGCGCCCGGCTCCTGCTCCAGGGGGCCTGGCTCTGCCTGTGTGGACGAGGTCTACAGGGGTCCGCCTCATTCCTGCAACAGTGGCAACGCCAGCTGGACCTCGGAACCCCTGGGGAACCGGTGAGTTCAAGATGA